In Brevibacillus brevis NBRC 100599, a single genomic region encodes these proteins:
- a CDS encoding c-type cytochrome, whose translation MKRIPLVLTAAVLAFSLSACGTSKQTQPPAQQPAQQPATETPAGEKPATETPAPSTTPSGSYDAATAESTFKNTCSGCHGQTLEGAVGPNLQKIGSELNKEQILAILEKGKGAMPPGLVKGKDAENIAAWLADKK comes from the coding sequence TTGAAACGTATTCCACTCGTTTTGACAGCGGCTGTACTCGCATTCTCGCTAAGTGCCTGTGGTACCAGCAAGCAAACACAGCCGCCAGCACAACAACCAGCACAACAACCTGCGACAGAAACGCCGGCAGGTGAAAAACCGGCGACAGAAACACCAGCACCTTCGACGACGCCATCCGGCAGCTATGATGCAGCAACTGCAGAATCCACGTTCAAAAATACTTGTTCAGGCTGCCACGGACAGACGTTGGAAGGGGCAGTTGGACCGAACTTGCAAAAGATCGGTAGCGAGTTGAACAAGGAACAGATCCTGGCCATTTTGGAAAAAGGAAAAGGAGCAATGCCTCCGGGTCTCGTCAAAGGAAAAGATGCAGAAAACATCGCTGCATGGTTAGCGGACAAAAAGTAA
- the argC gene encoding N-acetyl-gamma-glutamyl-phosphate reductase: MVRVGIVGATGYGGAELIRLLAGHPHVEIASLYSSSSEGDGLEKSFPHVAGLGLPTLSPIDADSMSGVNDLIFLATPAGVSSTLSPKLVEKGVKVIDLSGDFRLVNGAVYKTWYKHEPAPSQWVEAAVYGLTEWNQEQVAGASLIANPGCYPTATLLALLPLMKTGWVQSNSWIVDAKSGVSGAGRGVSLGVHYSETNESIHAYKVASHQHTPEIEQELQKQSGEETLVQFTPHLVPMTRGILVTAYGQLTADVTQVQIQELYEATYADKPFVRVRPAGSHPHTKEVYGSNYCDIAIHVDQRTKRVILLSVIDNMMKGAAGQAVQNMNVMFDLPEKTGLPLVPVYP, from the coding sequence ATGGTTCGGGTCGGAATTGTTGGAGCAACGGGGTATGGTGGCGCGGAGTTGATCCGTCTTTTGGCTGGGCATCCGCATGTTGAGATTGCCAGTTTATATTCAAGTTCATCTGAAGGCGATGGCTTGGAAAAATCGTTTCCACATGTAGCTGGGCTCGGGTTGCCCACATTGTCACCAATTGATGCAGACAGCATGAGCGGTGTGAACGATTTGATCTTCCTTGCTACACCTGCGGGAGTAAGTAGCACGCTGTCCCCCAAGTTGGTCGAAAAAGGCGTGAAGGTTATTGATTTATCCGGGGATTTTCGTCTGGTAAACGGTGCGGTCTACAAAACGTGGTACAAACATGAGCCTGCCCCGTCCCAATGGGTAGAAGCGGCGGTTTATGGTTTAACCGAGTGGAATCAAGAGCAAGTGGCGGGTGCGAGTCTTATCGCGAATCCTGGCTGCTATCCCACTGCTACGCTCCTCGCCTTGCTTCCGCTGATGAAGACAGGTTGGGTACAGTCAAACAGTTGGATCGTTGATGCCAAATCAGGTGTGTCCGGTGCTGGACGTGGAGTATCGCTAGGGGTTCATTACAGCGAGACTAATGAAAGTATTCATGCTTATAAAGTTGCGAGTCATCAGCATACACCAGAAATTGAACAGGAGCTGCAAAAACAGAGCGGGGAAGAGACGCTTGTTCAATTTACGCCGCATCTGGTGCCGATGACGCGCGGGATTTTAGTCACGGCTTACGGACAGCTAACGGCTGATGTCACTCAAGTGCAAATCCAGGAGCTATATGAAGCTACTTATGCGGATAAGCCTTTTGTGCGTGTACGTCCCGCAGGCAGTCACCCACATACGAAAGAAGTTTATGGCTCCAATTACTGCGATATCGCCATCCATGTTGATCAGCGCACGAAGCGTGTGATCTTGCTGTCGGTAATCGATAACATGATGAAGGGCGCAGCCGGTCAAGCTGTACAAAACATGAATGTCATGTTTGATTTGCCTGAGAAAACGGGCTTGCCGCTCGTACCTGTGTACCCGTAG
- the prfB gene encoding peptide chain release factor 2 (programmed frameshift): protein MALIDIADIKQEMSSMAKRLADIRGSLDLPVKQERIGELEERMLAPDFWDDNDAAQKTISELNAIKSLVETMAKLDSQYEDLQVMLELVIEEGDSSLIPDLYDSTQELRKSFESFELELLLSDEYDKNNAILELHPGAGGTESQDWASMLLRMYTRWGDAKGFKVETLDYLPGDEAGVKSVTLLIKGYNAYGYLKSEKGVHRLVRISPFDASGRRHTSFVSCNVLPEIEDDNVVDIRTEDLKVDTYRSSGAGGQHINTTDSAVRITHLPSGIVVTCQTERSQIKNRERAMKMLTARLFEKKREEQEKTLAAIQGEQKDIAWGSQIRSYVFHPYSLVKDHRTNMEVGNVQAVMDGEIDSFIDAYLRAQINR from the exons ATGGCATTAATCGATATTGCGGACATCAAACAAGAGATGTCTAGCATGGCTAAGCGTTTAGCGGATATCAGGGGGTCTCTT GACCTCCCAGTAAAACAGGAACGAATCGGTGAACTGGAAGAGCGCATGCTGGCACCCGATTTTTGGGATGACAACGATGCAGCTCAGAAGACAATCAGTGAACTGAATGCAATCAAAAGCCTCGTGGAGACGATGGCCAAGCTGGATTCCCAGTACGAGGATCTCCAGGTAATGTTGGAACTCGTCATCGAAGAAGGGGATTCCTCCCTCATTCCAGATCTGTATGACAGTACGCAGGAGCTGCGCAAGTCATTTGAGAGCTTTGAGCTGGAATTGCTTTTGAGTGATGAATACGACAAAAACAACGCCATTCTGGAGCTACATCCGGGAGCGGGTGGTACGGAGTCCCAGGATTGGGCGTCCATGCTTCTACGTATGTATACACGTTGGGGGGATGCCAAGGGCTTCAAGGTCGAAACATTGGACTATTTGCCTGGCGATGAAGCCGGTGTAAAAAGTGTCACTCTCCTCATTAAGGGTTACAATGCGTATGGCTACCTCAAATCAGAAAAAGGGGTTCATCGTCTTGTGCGGATATCTCCGTTTGATGCCTCTGGACGTCGACACACATCGTTTGTGTCTTGCAACGTCCTGCCGGAGATCGAAGACGATAACGTGGTAGACATACGTACTGAGGACCTGAAAGTCGATACGTATCGTTCCAGTGGTGCGGGTGGTCAGCATATCAACACGACTGACTCCGCTGTAAGGATTACTCACTTGCCTTCTGGAATTGTGGTGACGTGTCAAACAGAACGCTCCCAGATTAAAAACCGAGAGCGTGCGATGAAGATGCTGACGGCACGACTGTTTGAGAAGAAACGGGAAGAACAAGAGAAAACGTTGGCCGCGATTCAAGGTGAACAAAAAGATATTGCATGGGGCAGCCAAATACGTTCCTATGTCTTCCACCCATACAGTCTGGTAAAAGACCACCGGACGAATATGGAGGTAGGGAACGTTCAAGCAGTCATGGATGGTGAAATTGATTCGTTTATCGATGCCTATCTGCGCGCGCAGATTAATCGTTAA
- the hpf gene encoding ribosome hibernation-promoting factor, HPF/YfiA family, translating into MKFNIRGENIQVTAALREYVEKKVGRLEKYFETPQPTEVQVTMHVHRGEGTIEVTIPLSGVIIRAEETHEDMYAAIDLVVEKLERQIRKHKTKLMRKLRVDSTGRIAQRESQPVAVMIPDVDEEDIDIDIVRTKRFDLKPMDAQEAVMQMDMLGHSFFVFQNSDTNDVSVVYRRNDGRYGLIEPK; encoded by the coding sequence ATGAAATTTAACATTCGTGGAGAAAACATTCAAGTCACCGCTGCACTTAGAGAATATGTCGAAAAGAAAGTCGGCCGTCTGGAAAAATATTTTGAAACTCCACAGCCTACAGAAGTACAAGTCACCATGCATGTACACAGAGGAGAAGGCACGATCGAGGTAACGATCCCGTTGAGTGGGGTGATTATCCGAGCGGAGGAAACGCACGAAGATATGTATGCTGCTATCGATCTGGTAGTAGAAAAGCTGGAACGTCAGATTCGCAAACACAAAACGAAGCTGATGAGGAAACTTCGAGTGGATTCGACTGGAAGAATCGCACAGCGTGAGAGTCAGCCAGTAGCAGTCATGATCCCGGATGTGGATGAGGAGGATATCGACATCGATATCGTTCGAACCAAACGCTTCGATCTGAAGCCGATGGATGCACAGGAAGCGGTCATGCAGATGGATATGCTGGGACACAGCTTCTTCGTTTTCCAAAACAGTGACACCAATGACGTCAGTGTGGTGTATCGCCGCAATGATGGGCGTTATGGATTGATTGAACCAAAATAA
- a CDS encoding YciI family protein, whose translation MLYVAFLPIVNQELNAQVRPAHLSYINDLYKQGKVVMAGPFTDKLGGLVIYKADSLEEARKLAEADPVVVEGARTLELREWSPLEFPLS comes from the coding sequence ATGTTGTATGTCGCATTTTTGCCAATCGTGAATCAAGAGTTGAATGCTCAAGTAAGACCTGCGCATCTTTCGTATATCAATGATTTGTACAAGCAGGGAAAAGTGGTCATGGCAGGACCCTTTACAGATAAACTTGGCGGATTGGTTATTTACAAAGCGGATTCTCTGGAAGAAGCCCGCAAATTAGCTGAGGCTGATCCAGTTGTTGTGGAAGGCGCGCGGACGTTGGAGTTACGTGAATGGAGTCCATTGGAATTTCCTTTGTCCTAA
- a CDS encoding HD-GYP domain-containing protein, producing MAEVKPSHSLIGTTLAQDVYNEYGLLLLPAGAILHLSDIRLLEAHQVEAVHVTTDSEAPEMPFPLLHWSESEAAKAYMVAVQKTEYLFNQLANGGTPKLQQFSDAVHPMLDQVLHHMRFLRFIYLNEGTESYTYRHSLHVGIVAALIGKIIGLPQRDVHFLGLAGLLHDIGKMKIPDELLSKPERLTDEEYTIMKKHTVYGYELLRTMDDADNLLAQCALMHHERWDGSGYPLGQKKDGIPFECQIISVADTFDAICTDRVYRKGTSPFEAANVLWESACTGQLNPMIVSRFIHYIILLYVGSHALLNNGDHVEIIMIHTDEPMRPLVRRGNEFIDLRLQRSLRIQRMIS from the coding sequence ATGGCAGAGGTAAAACCTTCCCATTCACTTATCGGAACAACGCTCGCTCAAGACGTTTACAATGAATACGGGCTGCTTTTACTACCCGCTGGTGCAATCCTTCATCTTAGTGATATACGACTACTAGAGGCCCACCAGGTAGAAGCCGTACACGTTACTACAGACTCGGAAGCACCCGAAATGCCCTTTCCTCTCCTTCATTGGAGTGAGTCGGAGGCTGCAAAGGCCTATATGGTGGCCGTACAAAAAACCGAGTATTTATTTAACCAGCTCGCAAATGGGGGTACTCCCAAACTGCAACAATTTAGCGACGCTGTTCACCCTATGCTCGATCAAGTTCTTCATCACATGAGATTTCTGCGCTTCATTTATTTGAATGAAGGAACAGAAAGCTATACGTATCGCCACTCCCTGCATGTAGGTATCGTGGCAGCTTTAATCGGAAAAATCATAGGATTGCCGCAACGTGATGTTCATTTTTTGGGCCTTGCAGGTCTTCTTCATGACATCGGCAAGATGAAAATTCCCGATGAGCTACTGTCCAAGCCAGAACGTTTGACAGACGAAGAATATACGATAATGAAAAAGCATACCGTATACGGCTACGAGCTTCTGCGCACCATGGACGATGCCGACAACTTGCTGGCACAGTGCGCCCTGATGCACCACGAACGTTGGGATGGAAGTGGATATCCTCTCGGACAAAAAAAAGATGGCATCCCTTTTGAATGCCAAATCATCAGTGTCGCAGACACATTTGATGCGATATGCACAGATCGCGTGTATCGGAAGGGAACCTCTCCCTTTGAAGCCGCGAATGTTCTGTGGGAGTCAGCTTGTACAGGTCAATTAAATCCGATGATTGTATCTCGTTTTATCCATTACATTATCTTGCTTTACGTCGGCTCCCATGCGCTTTTAAACAATGGCGACCACGTCGAAATCATTATGATTCATACTGATGAGCCTATGCGCCCTCTCGTTCGTAGAGGGAATGAATTTATAGACCTGAGACTCCAGCGTTCGCTACGCATTCAAAGAATGATCAGTTAA
- a CDS encoding PAS domain-containing sensor histidine kinase: MDTQIQLYTSLFHNNPDAVFMFDMQGRFTGVNAAGEALVGFTSQELLRMQIWEILASTEGLDSKKQQQILSTGIRKNKHYQLLHKNGQVVDIIASSFPIFQNGEIISRYSIARNITQQKKMEEALHQMQENFRLISENIMDLIFIVNVDGMITYASPSVQAVTGLTIDQVINQHFSILIHPEQVTNAKNDFAQMLKQKATLDAEYHYPHPDGRMLLFDVKGTPDVCSNGHILSTVFVARDITERRQSEELLRYSDKLSVLGELAAGIAHEIRNPLTALKGFIQLMEGDEFANQQYLQIMRSEIDRITSITSELLIMAKPQTLRFAPNGLLPLLSSVIKLLEPQALLKNVSILTDFPQVTSLILCEEYQIKQVFINIIKNGMEAMPLGGNLTIKVVERPSDVIIRISDQGQGIPAELLPRLGELFYSTKETGTGLGLMVSTKIIRDHGGTINIASDVGKGTTVSISIPKALKPTVSFND; this comes from the coding sequence ATGGACACGCAGATACAGTTATATACATCTCTCTTCCACAACAATCCTGACGCTGTTTTCATGTTCGACATGCAGGGCAGATTCACAGGCGTAAACGCTGCTGGTGAAGCATTGGTAGGATTCACCTCTCAAGAATTGCTGCGTATGCAAATTTGGGAAATCCTCGCTTCTACTGAGGGTCTTGATAGTAAGAAACAACAACAAATCCTCTCCACAGGAATCAGAAAAAATAAGCATTATCAATTGCTCCATAAAAACGGGCAGGTTGTGGATATTATCGCTTCCAGCTTTCCCATTTTTCAAAACGGCGAAATCATCAGCCGTTATTCCATTGCCAGAAACATCACGCAGCAGAAGAAAATGGAAGAGGCTCTTCATCAGATGCAAGAGAACTTTCGGTTAATATCCGAAAACATTATGGATTTGATTTTTATTGTAAATGTGGACGGAATGATTACCTACGCTTCCCCTTCTGTTCAGGCGGTAACTGGTCTCACGATTGATCAAGTGATCAACCAGCATTTTTCGATCTTGATTCATCCTGAACAAGTAACCAACGCCAAGAACGATTTTGCTCAAATGTTGAAGCAGAAGGCCACGCTCGACGCCGAGTACCATTACCCGCACCCAGACGGTAGAATGTTGCTTTTCGATGTGAAGGGGACACCTGACGTTTGTTCAAACGGTCATATTCTCAGCACGGTTTTTGTGGCACGTGATATTACAGAACGTCGGCAATCAGAAGAATTGCTTCGTTACTCTGACAAGCTTTCCGTTCTAGGAGAGCTTGCCGCAGGTATCGCACATGAAATTCGCAATCCGCTTACGGCCTTGAAAGGGTTTATTCAACTCATGGAAGGGGACGAGTTCGCCAATCAGCAATACCTGCAAATTATGCGATCCGAAATCGACCGGATTACTTCGATTACCAGTGAGCTTTTAATAATGGCCAAGCCGCAAACGTTGCGATTTGCTCCCAACGGCCTTTTGCCATTGCTTTCGTCTGTCATTAAGCTTTTGGAGCCGCAGGCACTTCTTAAAAATGTATCCATTCTCACTGATTTTCCGCAAGTCACGTCCCTCATATTGTGTGAGGAATATCAAATCAAGCAAGTTTTCATAAACATCATAAAAAACGGCATGGAAGCCATGCCGTTAGGTGGAAATCTCACAATCAAGGTTGTAGAGCGCCCTTCTGATGTGATCATCCGAATCAGCGATCAAGGACAAGGCATCCCTGCCGAGCTACTTCCCCGATTAGGAGAGCTTTTTTATAGTACAAAAGAAACAGGAACTGGCCTGGGGTTAATGGTAAGCACAAAAATTATTCGCGATCACGGCGGTACCATCAACATCGCCAGCGATGTTGGCAAAGGAACCACCGTATCGATCTCCATACCAAAAGCCTTGAAGCCTACTGTTTCGTTTAACGATTAA
- the argB gene encoding acetylglutamate kinase has product MQGIVVIKCGGSTMDQLPDSFFQAIAGLQAQGQEIVIVHGGGPAINSMLDRVQITPQFVDGLRVTCEDTLRVVEMVLCGSINKALVKRLTQAGAKAWGVSGIDGQTLLATKTPKPLGWVGEIKKADMTIPKAILEQGFVPVIAPLSVSEDGTETYNVNADVAAGAIAAALSAEKLIMVTDVPGIMQPQPDGTKAVVSATSAEEIQEMIREEIITGGMIPKVQAALDALGQGVEQVVICRGTAEDLLGVCAGQAVGTTVRMNVNYA; this is encoded by the coding sequence ATGCAAGGAATTGTTGTGATCAAATGTGGCGGAAGCACCATGGATCAGCTGCCTGACTCCTTCTTTCAGGCGATTGCCGGACTGCAGGCGCAAGGACAAGAGATCGTCATCGTCCATGGGGGCGGACCTGCCATTAACAGTATGCTCGATCGAGTTCAGATCACTCCGCAATTTGTCGATGGGCTGCGTGTTACCTGCGAGGACACGCTGCGTGTTGTAGAGATGGTCTTATGCGGCAGTATCAACAAGGCGCTGGTAAAAAGACTGACGCAGGCAGGAGCCAAGGCTTGGGGAGTTAGTGGAATCGATGGTCAGACCCTTTTAGCAACAAAAACGCCGAAGCCACTCGGGTGGGTAGGAGAAATCAAGAAGGCGGATATGACTATTCCGAAAGCGATTCTTGAGCAGGGCTTCGTCCCAGTGATTGCTCCCCTTTCTGTTAGTGAAGATGGCACAGAGACATATAACGTCAATGCGGATGTAGCCGCAGGGGCGATAGCAGCAGCACTTAGCGCCGAAAAACTGATCATGGTGACAGACGTTCCGGGCATTATGCAGCCACAGCCAGACGGAACCAAGGCAGTAGTGTCAGCCACAAGTGCAGAAGAGATACAGGAAATGATTCGGGAAGAAATTATTACTGGCGGAATGATTCCGAAGGTTCAGGCAGCTCTCGACGCTCTCGGACAAGGCGTGGAGCAGGTTGTCATCTGTCGGGGAACCGCTGAAGATCTGCTCGGTGTTTGTGCGGGGCAGGCAGTTGGGACAACAGTCCGTATGAATGTCAATTACGCTTAG
- the secA gene encoding preprotein translocase subunit SecA, whose amino-acid sequence MLGLVKKIFGDSNEREVKKMFKRVESINALEPTIKALSDDQLREKTAEFKARLANGEELDKILNEAFAVVREASIRVLGMRHFDVQMIGGMVLQEGRISEMKTGEGKTLVATLATYLNALMGKGVHVVTVNEYLAERDSSIMGKLYNFLGLTVGLNKNGLNPEEKREAYACDITYGTNNEFGFDYLRDNMVLYKEQMVQRPLFFAIIDEVDSILIDEARTPLIISGSANKSTELYYICSHFVKRLEEEKDFTIDEKLKIVNLTDDGVSKVEQAFNIDNLYDTAHITLNHHITAALKAQVLFKRDVDYVVQEGEVVIVDEFTGRLMVGRRYSDGLHQAIEAKEGLRVQSESMTLATITLQNYFRMYEKLAGMTGTAKTEEEEFKKIYGLDVVVIPTNKPVQRVDSPDLVFKTEAAKYRAVVNDIVERHKKGQPILVGTISIENSERLSQMLKQKGVPHNVLNAKQHEREAEIVARAGVYGAVTIATNMAGRGTDIQLGEGVAELGGLHIIGTERHESRRIDNQLRGRAGRQGDPGSSQFFLSMQDELMRRFGADNIMNMMDRLGMEEDMPIESRLVTRAVESAQKRVEGSNFDARKGVLQYDDVMNQQRLVVYKQRKDILEHENLSDVALNMIYAVMERAVSLHCPKEEVPEDWDLQALADAANNGFLYEETITAKMLKGMEAEEILELLKAEVDKQYKQREEEIGESIREFEKVVILRAVDSKWMDHIDAMDQLRQGIHLRAYAQNDPLREYQFEGYEMYQGMLAAVQEEVAMYIMKAEVSQNLERQDVIRGQGIDMDNLQTSGPSDRPDPETSGDADPKNRAQRRAQEQERKRQNKKQ is encoded by the coding sequence ATGCTAGGACTCGTTAAAAAGATATTCGGCGATAGCAATGAACGCGAAGTAAAGAAAATGTTTAAGCGTGTAGAAAGTATCAACGCACTGGAACCAACGATTAAGGCACTCTCGGATGACCAATTGCGGGAGAAGACAGCTGAGTTTAAGGCTCGCTTGGCAAATGGAGAAGAGCTGGACAAAATTTTGAATGAAGCGTTTGCCGTTGTACGTGAAGCGTCGATCCGTGTACTGGGCATGCGTCACTTCGACGTCCAGATGATTGGTGGTATGGTGCTTCAGGAAGGTCGTATCTCCGAGATGAAGACGGGGGAAGGTAAAACGCTGGTTGCGACACTAGCGACATACCTGAATGCCCTGATGGGAAAAGGCGTCCACGTCGTTACCGTGAACGAATACTTGGCTGAGCGTGACTCGAGCATCATGGGTAAACTGTATAACTTCCTCGGGCTGACAGTCGGTTTGAACAAGAATGGACTGAACCCAGAAGAAAAGCGGGAAGCATACGCATGTGATATTACGTATGGTACGAACAATGAGTTTGGCTTCGATTACTTGCGTGACAATATGGTTCTGTACAAGGAACAAATGGTGCAACGTCCACTCTTCTTCGCTATCATCGACGAGGTGGACAGCATTTTGATTGACGAAGCACGTACGCCGTTGATCATCTCCGGTTCTGCTAACAAATCGACAGAGCTGTATTACATCTGCTCGCATTTTGTGAAGCGCTTGGAAGAAGAAAAAGATTTCACAATCGATGAGAAGCTGAAAATCGTCAACCTCACAGATGATGGTGTAAGCAAAGTCGAACAGGCATTCAACATCGACAACCTGTACGATACGGCACATATCACGTTGAACCACCACATTACGGCGGCGTTGAAAGCACAAGTGCTGTTCAAGCGCGATGTCGATTATGTGGTGCAGGAAGGCGAAGTGGTGATCGTCGATGAGTTCACCGGCCGTCTGATGGTTGGACGTCGTTACAGCGATGGCTTGCATCAAGCGATTGAAGCCAAAGAAGGTCTGCGTGTTCAGAGCGAGAGCATGACACTGGCGACCATTACCTTGCAAAACTACTTCCGTATGTATGAGAAGCTGGCGGGTATGACAGGTACAGCGAAGACGGAAGAAGAAGAGTTCAAAAAGATTTACGGTCTCGATGTTGTGGTTATTCCAACGAATAAGCCAGTACAGCGTGTCGATTCACCTGACCTTGTTTTCAAAACAGAGGCAGCTAAATATCGTGCGGTTGTAAACGACATTGTGGAGCGTCACAAAAAGGGCCAACCGATCCTGGTAGGTACCATTTCTATCGAAAACTCGGAGCGCTTGTCCCAAATGCTGAAGCAAAAAGGCGTACCGCATAACGTATTGAACGCGAAGCAGCATGAGCGCGAGGCAGAAATTGTTGCACGTGCAGGTGTGTACGGAGCGGTGACCATTGCCACAAACATGGCGGGTCGTGGTACGGACATTCAGCTTGGCGAAGGTGTTGCGGAGCTGGGCGGTCTTCATATTATCGGTACAGAACGTCACGAGAGCCGCCGGATTGACAATCAGCTGCGCGGTCGTGCCGGTCGTCAGGGGGACCCGGGTTCATCCCAGTTCTTCCTCTCGATGCAAGATGAGCTCATGCGTCGTTTCGGTGCGGACAATATCATGAATATGATGGATCGTTTGGGTATGGAAGAGGATATGCCGATCGAGAGCCGCCTGGTTACTCGTGCGGTAGAATCCGCGCAGAAGCGTGTAGAGGGATCGAACTTCGATGCACGTAAAGGCGTTCTCCAGTACGACGACGTGATGAATCAGCAGCGTCTGGTTGTCTACAAACAGCGTAAAGACATCCTGGAACACGAAAACCTCAGCGATGTTGCTTTGAATATGATCTACGCAGTGATGGAGCGCGCAGTGTCTCTGCATTGCCCAAAAGAAGAGGTACCAGAGGATTGGGATCTGCAAGCATTGGCCGATGCTGCCAACAATGGATTCCTCTATGAAGAAACGATTACGGCTAAAATGCTGAAAGGCATGGAAGCAGAGGAAATTCTCGAGCTGTTGAAAGCAGAAGTCGATAAGCAGTACAAACAGCGTGAAGAAGAAATCGGCGAATCGATTCGCGAGTTTGAAAAAGTCGTTATTCTGCGTGCTGTCGACAGCAAGTGGATGGATCACATCGATGCAATGGATCAGTTGCGTCAAGGGATTCACCTGCGCGCCTACGCACAAAACGATCCGCTTCGTGAGTACCAGTTCGAAGGATACGAAATGTATCAAGGTATGCTGGCTGCTGTTCAGGAAGAAGTCGCTATGTATATCATGAAGGCCGAAGTCAGCCAAAACCTGGAGCGTCAAGATGTCATTCGCGGTCAAGGAATCGATATGGACAACTTGCAAACCTCCGGACCATCCGATCGTCCAGATCCGGAGACCTCCGGTGATGCTGATCCGAAAAACCGTGCACAGCGTCGCGCTCAGGAGCAGGAACGCAAACGCCAAAATAAGAAACAATAA